Proteins encoded within one genomic window of uncultured Draconibacterium sp.:
- the cdaA gene encoding diadenylate cyclase CdaA, with the protein MLAFITIRFLDILDILLVAFLLYQLYRLIKGTVAFNIVIGLFSLYLVWLTVKALNMELLGSIMGYFIGVGAIALIIVFHPEIRKFLLFIGTNYNVNKILMLDKLFSQGKAKSINEVQIDNIVDACVAMGKTKTGALIVIARETDLNEQIHTGEKINSKISSALIRTIFFKNSPLHDGAIIIKGNRIVAAGCILPLTQKELDKALGLRHRAAVGMTENTDALCIVVSEERGSVSVAQKGEIKRRLSKETLVQILEENIIEDDETDGHSK; encoded by the coding sequence ATGCTGGCATTTATAACCATACGATTTCTTGATATTCTAGATATTCTGTTGGTGGCATTTTTGCTGTACCAACTTTACCGCCTTATAAAAGGAACGGTTGCTTTTAATATTGTTATCGGACTCTTTTCGCTTTACCTCGTTTGGTTGACGGTGAAAGCGCTGAACATGGAGTTGCTTGGGTCGATTATGGGATATTTTATTGGAGTAGGTGCCATTGCACTCATTATCGTTTTTCATCCCGAAATCAGGAAGTTTCTGTTGTTTATCGGTACGAATTATAACGTGAATAAAATATTAATGCTCGATAAATTGTTCTCGCAGGGAAAAGCAAAAAGTATTAATGAGGTTCAGATCGATAATATTGTTGATGCCTGTGTTGCCATGGGAAAGACAAAGACAGGAGCGCTGATTGTAATTGCGCGCGAAACTGATTTGAACGAACAGATTCATACCGGCGAAAAGATCAATTCAAAAATATCATCGGCACTTATTCGCACCATATTTTTTAAAAACTCGCCTCTTCACGATGGCGCTATCATTATTAAAGGAAACCGAATTGTGGCTGCCGGATGTATTTTGCCTTTAACACAGAAAGAACTGGATAAAGCTTTGGGACTTAGGCACCGTGCGGCTGTTGGGATGACAGAAAATACCGATGCACTGTGTATTGTTGTTTCGGAAGAAAGGGGATCGGTTTCGGTAGCGCAGAAAGGTGAAATAAAACGTCGTTTGTCGAAAGAAACGCTTGTGCAAATTCTGGAAGAAAACATCATTGAAGATGACGAAACTGATGGGCATTCAAAGTAA
- a CDS encoding nitronate monooxygenase: protein MNRICNLFNIKYPVIQGGMVWCSGWKLASAVSNSGGLGLIGAGSMHPETLEEHIVKMKAATDNPFGVNVPLMYPETERIMDIIAAHEVPVVFTSAGSPKKWTGWLKDKGITVAHVVSSSFFAGKCEAAGVDAIVAEGFEAGGHNGREETTTMTLIPSVRKTTKLPLLAAGGIGSGEAMLAAMVLGADGVQIGSAFAVAEESSAHPDFKKLVIELVEGGTKLALKKLAPTRLVKNSFFNQVDEAEKAGQTAEAMAELLGRGRAKKGIFEGDLDEGELEIGQVSAQLNQIRPVVEIMNDIIAAYEVGRKEVGQGRFVF, encoded by the coding sequence ATGAATCGCATTTGTAATTTATTCAATATAAAATACCCCGTTATTCAAGGGGGAATGGTTTGGTGTTCGGGGTGGAAACTGGCTTCAGCAGTAAGTAATAGCGGAGGATTGGGACTGATTGGCGCGGGATCAATGCATCCGGAAACACTGGAAGAACACATTGTAAAAATGAAGGCCGCAACCGACAACCCGTTTGGTGTGAACGTGCCTTTAATGTACCCCGAAACCGAGCGGATTATGGATATTATTGCAGCCCACGAAGTTCCTGTGGTTTTCACATCGGCTGGTAGTCCAAAAAAATGGACCGGCTGGTTAAAAGACAAAGGAATTACTGTGGCACATGTGGTGTCGAGCTCGTTTTTTGCCGGTAAATGCGAGGCGGCCGGAGTTGACGCGATAGTTGCCGAAGGTTTTGAAGCCGGAGGACATAACGGTCGCGAAGAAACCACTACCATGACATTGATTCCATCGGTGCGAAAAACCACCAAATTGCCACTGTTGGCAGCCGGTGGAATCGGATCGGGCGAAGCCATGTTGGCGGCAATGGTCTTGGGTGCCGATGGTGTACAAATCGGATCGGCATTTGCCGTTGCCGAAGAATCGTCTGCACATCCTGATTTTAAAAAATTGGTGATAGAACTGGTCGAGGGCGGAACAAAACTGGCGCTCAAAAAACTTGCTCCAACACGCTTAGTAAAGAACAGCTTTTTTAACCAGGTTGACGAAGCCGAAAAAGCCGGTCAAACAGCAGAAGCAATGGCTGAATTACTTGGTAGAGGCAGGGCAAAAAAAGGAATATTTGAAGGCGACCTTGACGAGGGGGAACTGGAAATTGGACAGGTTTCTGCTCAGTTAAATCAAATCAGGCCTGTAGTAGAAATCATGAATGATATTATTGCAGCCTACGAAGTAGGTCGTAAGGAAGTGGGACAGGGGCGGTTTGTGTTTTAG
- a CDS encoding prephenate dehydratase has protein sequence MKRIAIQGIAGSFHEDAARRYFDEDIEVVECKTFTTVCDMIDNDEVDFAVMAIENSIAGSLLNNYQLIRDYHLRIIGEIYIHIQMNLLVNDGVKSEDIKDIHSHPIALRQCMEYIEHNYPNAQLHEKLDTAASSKLVSDNNLKDAASIANLRSAELYGLNVLDTGIETNKKNYTRFWILSKHGNPTEGSNKASVCFEVGHFHGSLAAVLNTFAKNEINLTKIQSVPKIGKPNEYTFHVDIEWEKPENYDKAIHQVLKCASSLSILGEYQKGNLHNE, from the coding sequence ATGAAACGGATAGCAATTCAAGGAATAGCCGGCTCTTTTCACGAGGATGCGGCCCGACGATATTTTGATGAAGATATTGAGGTGGTTGAGTGTAAAACATTTACTACCGTGTGCGATATGATTGATAACGATGAGGTGGATTTTGCCGTTATGGCCATTGAAAACTCCATTGCCGGTAGTTTATTGAATAATTACCAGTTGATTCGCGATTATCATTTGCGCATTATTGGCGAGATTTATATTCATATTCAAATGAATTTACTGGTGAACGATGGTGTGAAATCGGAGGATATTAAAGATATTCACTCGCATCCGATTGCTTTGCGCCAGTGTATGGAATATATCGAGCACAATTATCCGAATGCACAGTTACACGAAAAGCTGGATACGGCAGCATCGTCAAAATTGGTGTCGGATAATAACTTAAAAGATGCTGCATCGATTGCAAATTTGCGGTCGGCCGAATTATATGGATTGAATGTTCTGGATACCGGAATTGAAACCAACAAAAAGAACTACACCCGTTTTTGGATTTTGTCGAAACATGGCAACCCAACTGAGGGAAGTAATAAAGCATCGGTGTGTTTTGAAGTTGGACACTTTCACGGATCGCTGGCAGCGGTGTTAAATACATTTGCCAAAAATGAGATTAACCTCACGAAAATTCAGTCGGTGCCAAAAATTGGTAAACCCAACGAATATACGTTCCATGTTGATATTGAATGGGAGAAACCCGAAAACTACGATAAAGCGATACATCAGGTGCTGAAATGTGCATCGAGCTTGTCGATTTTAGGCGAATATCAAAAAGGAAATCTACATAACGAATAA
- a CDS encoding flavodoxin produces MSKIAIFYGPEGGSVNRVADKMKELIGEDKVEMVAVKNASTADLEKYDKIIFGLSTVGKDTWDSEYSTNDWGKFLPEISKVDYSDKTVAVFGLGDHVTYAHAFVDHIGLLGKELMKNGAVLVGPVDTESYEYEESDAVVDGKFIGLPLDEDFEPEMTDERVAAWIEQIKPDFGF; encoded by the coding sequence ATGAGTAAAATAGCAATTTTTTACGGTCCTGAAGGTGGATCAGTAAACCGCGTAGCTGACAAAATGAAAGAATTAATCGGTGAGGATAAAGTGGAGATGGTTGCAGTTAAAAATGCTTCTACTGCCGATTTGGAAAAATACGATAAGATAATTTTTGGATTGTCAACTGTTGGAAAAGATACCTGGGATTCGGAATATTCGACAAACGACTGGGGTAAATTCCTCCCGGAAATTTCGAAAGTAGATTACAGCGATAAAACTGTTGCTGTTTTTGGTCTTGGCGATCATGTAACCTATGCACATGCATTTGTCGATCACATTGGTTTACTCGGTAAAGAGTTGATGAAAAACGGTGCCGTTTTGGTTGGCCCGGTTGATACCGAAAGTTATGAATACGAAGAATCAGACGCAGTGGTTGATGGAAAATTTATTGGTTTGCCGCTCGATGAAGATTTTGAGCCGGAAATGACCGACGAACGTGTTGCTGCATGGATTGAACAAATTAAACCCGATTTTGGATTTTAA
- a CDS encoding pyridoxal phosphate-dependent aminotransferase, whose translation MNNSPLDKKLVEEKIAQLRIPDIGKASIREVVALVNLVEEASDFKYVRMEMGVPGLPPAKVGVEAEKDALDRGVSAIYPMVDGIKPLKEESSKFIKNFLNVDVAPAGCIPTTGSMQGTYAAFMAAGNCDKKKDTVLFIDPGFPVQKQQLMVLGQEYETFDVFNYRGEKLKEKLESYLEKGNINSIVYSNPNNPAWICFNDEELKVIGELANKYDVIVMEDLAYFGMDFRTDFSKPGVAPYPPSVAHYTDNYVLFISSSKIFSYAGQRIGIMAISDKLFSRDYPDLQERFKGTTFGATITLRLLYSLSSGTSHSAQWALAAMFKAANEGEFDFVEGVKAYGERAKEMKRLFLGNGFKVVYENDLGVPIADGFYFTIGYPGMTGNELVANLLFYGISAIALDNTGSDEEGIRACVSFVLPHQLGDLEERLKLFNENFSK comes from the coding sequence ATGAATAATTCACCTCTCGACAAAAAACTTGTTGAAGAAAAGATAGCGCAATTGCGCATCCCAGATATTGGTAAAGCATCCATTCGCGAAGTTGTGGCGTTGGTAAACCTGGTTGAAGAAGCCAGCGATTTTAAATACGTTCGCATGGAAATGGGTGTTCCCGGGTTACCACCGGCAAAAGTTGGTGTTGAAGCCGAAAAGGACGCTCTCGATCGTGGTGTGTCGGCCATTTACCCAATGGTTGACGGAATAAAACCGCTGAAGGAAGAATCATCGAAATTCATCAAAAACTTTTTGAATGTTGATGTGGCGCCGGCAGGATGTATTCCAACTACGGGATCGATGCAGGGAACTTATGCCGCATTTATGGCTGCCGGAAACTGCGATAAAAAGAAAGACACCGTTTTGTTTATCGATCCTGGATTTCCGGTGCAGAAACAGCAATTAATGGTGTTGGGACAGGAATACGAGACTTTTGATGTCTTTAATTATCGTGGTGAAAAGTTGAAGGAAAAATTGGAATCGTACCTTGAAAAAGGCAACATCAATTCCATTGTTTATTCCAATCCGAATAATCCTGCCTGGATATGTTTTAACGATGAAGAATTAAAAGTTATTGGCGAGTTGGCCAATAAATACGATGTTATCGTAATGGAAGACCTGGCGTATTTTGGCATGGATTTTCGCACCGATTTCTCAAAACCGGGCGTAGCGCCTTATCCTCCGTCAGTAGCTCATTACACTGATAATTATGTGCTGTTTATCAGCAGCTCGAAAATATTCTCGTATGCCGGTCAACGCATTGGTATAATGGCTATTTCGGATAAATTGTTTAGCCGCGATTATCCCGATTTGCAGGAACGTTTTAAAGGAACAACCTTTGGTGCTACTATCACTTTGCGTTTGTTGTATTCGCTTTCGTCGGGTACTAGTCATTCGGCACAATGGGCACTTGCTGCTATGTTTAAAGCTGCAAACGAAGGTGAGTTCGATTTTGTAGAAGGCGTAAAAGCTTATGGCGAACGTGCCAAAGAAATGAAACGCCTTTTCCTGGGAAACGGTTTTAAGGTGGTTTACGAAAACGATTTGGGCGTACCGATTGCCGATGGTTTCTATTTCACGATCGGTTATCCGGGAATGACAGGAAATGAGTTGGTTGCCAACTTGCTGTTCTACGGAATTAGTGCCATCGCGCTCGATAATACCGGTAGTGATGAAGAAGGCATTCGCGCTTGTGTTTCGTTTGTGCTGCCACACCAGCTTGGCGACCTTGAAGAGCGCCTGAAATTGTTTAACGAGAATTTTTCAAAATAA
- a CDS encoding Crp/Fnr family transcriptional regulator: protein MREEDDKGMDRQKIISRFEHTLSLIDTFNLKNEPVVLKKGELFIDYGEKNKKLGILLDGLLYASYLSDSGTEWVSRFFFPPNNFIVSNHRGFMLGKDSTEAIRAYEDSRLIFIEKEEFKTLLDENHKFERTVRILAEESYIQAMDRIHSFQSLNAEQRIRKFFVEYPELAQKLQRQHIASYLGIHRNILTRILYKL, encoded by the coding sequence ATGAGAGAAGAAGATGACAAAGGAATGGATAGACAAAAGATAATCTCGCGATTTGAGCATACCCTGAGTTTGATTGATACTTTCAATTTAAAGAATGAACCGGTGGTACTTAAAAAGGGCGAATTGTTTATTGATTACGGCGAGAAGAACAAGAAGCTGGGTATATTGCTTGATGGTCTTCTTTATGCTTCCTATCTGTCTGACAGCGGTACTGAGTGGGTATCGCGTTTTTTCTTTCCACCCAACAACTTTATTGTAAGTAACCACCGCGGATTTATGCTGGGTAAAGACTCAACCGAAGCGATCCGTGCGTACGAAGACTCGAGATTGATCTTTATTGAAAAGGAAGAGTTTAAAACTTTACTCGATGAGAATCATAAGTTTGAACGTACTGTGCGTATTCTTGCCGAAGAAAGCTACATTCAGGCAATGGACCGTATTCACTCGTTTCAATCGCTGAACGCAGAGCAACGTATTCGCAAGTTTTTTGTAGAATATCCTGAGCTGGCTCAGAAGTTGCAGCGCCAGCACATTGCTTCTTATCTCGGTATTCACCGAAACATCTTAACCCGTATTTTATATAAACTGTAG
- a CDS encoding mechanosensitive ion channel family protein, whose protein sequence is MEFDFSKYFNAENLQRLMWALIILVVGVAIIYALAFVVKKLLPKSLSQQRKMIIQRLVYYSGFLLLAFIVIAQLKINPAPFFGAAGVIGLVIGVASQTSIGNIVSGFFLVGEKSFEIGDVIKVGDKAGIVFSIDLLSIKIRTFDNQLLRIPNQTIISTELINVTRFPIRRLDFNVSVAYKEDLGRVKILLEEVAKANPLSLDEPEPLIVFKDFGASGIDILLGVWFEKPNYLKVKNSIFQEIKARFDAEGIEIPFPHVTLYTGEATKPFPVMNTTGKK, encoded by the coding sequence ATGGAATTTGACTTTTCGAAATATTTTAATGCTGAAAATCTGCAAAGATTGATGTGGGCACTGATCATTTTGGTGGTTGGTGTTGCAATTATTTATGCGCTGGCATTTGTTGTGAAAAAGCTACTACCAAAATCGCTGTCGCAACAACGAAAAATGATCATTCAACGCCTCGTTTATTACTCCGGTTTTCTGTTACTGGCATTCATTGTTATTGCCCAATTAAAAATTAACCCGGCTCCTTTCTTTGGTGCTGCGGGTGTTATCGGGCTTGTTATAGGTGTTGCCTCGCAAACCAGCATTGGTAATATCGTAAGCGGATTTTTCCTTGTTGGAGAAAAGTCGTTCGAGATTGGTGATGTAATTAAAGTTGGCGATAAAGCAGGAATTGTTTTTAGCATCGATCTGCTATCCATTAAAATACGAACTTTTGATAACCAGCTTTTGCGAATTCCAAATCAGACCATAATTTCTACCGAGTTGATAAATGTTACGCGCTTCCCTATCCGGCGCCTCGATTTTAACGTTAGCGTTGCCTATAAAGAAGATCTGGGACGAGTAAAAATACTGCTGGAAGAAGTGGCAAAAGCAAATCCATTGAGTTTAGACGAACCTGAACCACTCATCGTATTTAAAGATTTTGGAGCCAGCGGTATCGATATTCTGCTGGGTGTTTGGTTCGAAAAACCAAACTACCTGAAAGTGAAAAACTCCATTTTCCAGGAAATAAAAGCCCGTTTTGATGCTGAAGGAATTGAGATTCCTTTCCCGCATGTTACACTCTATACCGGCGAGGCTACCAAACCTTTTCCGGTTATGAACACAACTGGCAAAAAATAA
- a CDS encoding DUF432 domain-containing protein: MEKVSIYGKKQLNPGESDLINYSIFTLGIKRNEEGWYLKSFDNINGQEIDSNEIIDGTYYHSGKSNRLILAPALPVKPMIFKNSRIIISPKQRLTFFVKIPLILQVYASKKQDENLLAEFPLQQISNTWFGEPVNGEAAFALESDHFLDFKSIEEDELFAICPITVFNNDNAALDIERLIIRVDQMNLVKFSNHLVTSQVKLEYKGKDHLSSVNYGFAKAFHGENHDIVAKPRNPEGKSLLKINFLFIKNIYRSE, from the coding sequence ATGGAGAAAGTATCTATATACGGAAAAAAGCAACTCAATCCGGGCGAAAGCGACTTAATCAACTACAGCATCTTTACGCTGGGAATTAAGCGCAATGAAGAAGGATGGTACCTAAAATCGTTTGACAATATAAACGGACAGGAAATCGATTCCAACGAAATTATTGACGGAACTTATTACCACTCCGGGAAATCGAACCGACTGATTTTGGCTCCTGCCCTGCCTGTAAAACCAATGATTTTTAAGAACAGTCGGATAATAATTTCACCCAAACAACGATTAACTTTTTTTGTAAAGATTCCGCTGATTCTTCAGGTATACGCCAGTAAAAAGCAGGATGAAAACCTATTGGCAGAATTTCCCTTGCAACAAATTTCGAACACCTGGTTTGGAGAACCGGTAAACGGCGAGGCTGCTTTTGCTCTTGAATCCGATCACTTTCTCGATTTTAAATCAATTGAAGAAGATGAGCTATTTGCCATTTGTCCCATAACCGTTTTTAATAACGACAATGCTGCTCTCGATATCGAGCGATTGATTATTCGTGTTGATCAGATGAATTTGGTAAAGTTTAGCAATCATCTTGTTACCAGCCAGGTGAAACTGGAATACAAAGGCAAAGATCATTTGAGCTCGGTAAACTATGGATTCGCAAAAGCTTTTCACGGTGAAAACCACGATATTGTTGCCAAACCACGAAATCCGGAAGGTAAAAGCTTGTTAAAAATTAATTTCCTTTTTATTAAAAACATTTATCGTTCTGAATAA
- a CDS encoding YccF domain-containing protein: protein MKILGNLIWLIFGGFAIFLEYMLAGIALCVTIVGIPFGIQSFKLGILALWPFGQKIEYMDYAPGCLSTIMNIIWLFIGGIWIMLTHVLFGLLLGITIIGIPWAKQHFKMASLALTPFGRRIV from the coding sequence ATGAAAATTTTAGGAAACTTAATTTGGTTAATATTTGGTGGTTTTGCCATCTTTTTAGAATACATGCTTGCAGGCATCGCACTTTGCGTAACAATTGTTGGAATCCCGTTTGGTATTCAATCGTTTAAATTGGGCATACTCGCATTGTGGCCCTTTGGGCAAAAAATTGAGTATATGGACTATGCGCCGGGCTGTTTGTCAACGATCATGAATATTATCTGGTTATTCATTGGCGGAATCTGGATCATGCTGACCCACGTGCTGTTCGGTCTGCTTTTAGGAATTACTATTATTGGTATTCCTTGGGCAAAACAACACTTTAAAATGGCATCGCTGGCACTAACTCCTTTTGGCAGAAGAATTGTTTAA